The genome window aaactttttaaatgaaacaaacgttattagcattctgcatctttattctttacGTATGTATATTGATTTATCAACATGggtaccctggcgacgaacacatttctcccaacgacagaccagtttgttgataccgtcattgtagaatgtttgactttttttgACGGAACCACAGCCTCACCTGTGCTTGCACCACTTCGTCATTCCGAAAGTGAAAACCTCGAATGAGTTCTTCACGTTTTACTTAAGTTTCggaaacatatgaaaatcggaTAGCGCCAAGTCAGGACTTATATCCTCTTCAGTCCCGAGCATATATTAAAATTCCAAGTGAGCTAAATTTGTGTTAACTGCAATCTGTTAATTCTAGTTAACAATGAATGACcctcaaaaaatttttttaaccATTGCCAATTTTTTATAGATGGTATCACGTATGATACCTTCGGACTCAAGCAGGGCATTTATACACACAACTATGCAGTTTCATTTTGGTTTATTCCAAAAGAAATCCAGTCAGAAATATTACACACATTGTTCATATTTTCTGTAGATACCATGATATCGGTGAAAACAGAAATTTGGTATCAAAATTTTTAACTATATTATGTAAACAatcaaaaatatataaacaaaattaccatagcaaaatgtgtcaaattattGTTCCTCTTTTGGTATTATCACAAGTATCAACTGTGAATTAAGAACACTTAtactaaattaattttattttttgtggaatttgTTAAAACAGTTCCTGTCAGCAGTGAAGCAAAGGAACACTTTGCACTGCTCACATCGTACAAAAGTGAGACCTCTACAGCCTTCTGCTCGGCATTTTGACCTGTTCTGAACGTGGTTCGTCATTTCAGGCAAATGAAGCTTGCTTGCTTTTCTTTTTTCCGTTGGTGGTAGTGGGATGGGACGTCTTGGTCTTTTCCTATCTTGCAAATAATCTTCATCTTCGGAGTCTAGTTCTTGCTCCACAGGTTCAATCAGTAAACTTGACCGTTTGTGAAAATATATCAAATTTTCTGCAATATCAAGCTTGAACTGATAGTATGGCACTCTGTTTCTTTGCAATACCATTCTGCATTGCAGTCTCTCTGTATTCCAACCACGCAGCAGCAATTGCCAAATCAATAAAGTGATGAATCACTCCGATGGTCCATTTGTGGGTCCGGGCTCTCATGCCATACTTTCCCACCATCCTATCTAACaggtcaacacctcccatgtaaGTATTGTATGCCTTTACAACACATGGGCGAGgaacttcaatgtactttttctcttttttagacGACCGAGTGCATTTTTCAATTGGCTCAACACCTGACTCTGTTGAAGCCAAATAAATCGCTCGGTTGTCAAGCCATTTGATAATTGCTAGGTTCCCGTCATTCCTTACCACCTGAACATGGCTGCCTCTTGTTTTTCTCATTGTTGCATCTTCCTCAAACCGTGTACTTCTGGGAATGCGACTCTGCATTATTGTGCCAGTGGCAGTAATGTTCCTGTCTCTCAGTAACTTGTCCAGGAGGGAAACAGAAGTAAAATGTCTGTCAACATAAATTGATGACTTCTCTGTCAATGTATCACTAGGTTTCAAAACTACTCTGCCTCCTACATCTAACTTCTCTGGAGGGGGCACTTTTTCagactgaatttctttcccttttccttcaTACATACAGAAATCAAGGGGTATGCAATTAGTGtttgccatgacaaaattcttcaaaCCTTCTGGGTTAGGTTTTCCTTTTAAATACTGCTTCATTTTCACTTATCCATGAAACGGAATCATCTCCTCAACGATAGATATTTCCGTTGACCGATGGTTTTCTAAACATCCCTTTCTAGCAGTCTCCAATATTGGTTTCATTTTCCAAAAGTGGTATTGCTTTTCCTGTTCACTAACAGCATTGTCATCAACTAATTTTATATTGTTCCTCAGTAGGTAAAATCTGTCTCTTGAAACATTGTCTGCAACTAGTGGGTACCTACTTTTCCTCTCCCAGCACATTCTTAGAAGTGGTACACCTATAAGTGCTGCAACAATACCCACTCCCCAAGACTTGTGCATTTCTTCTACAGTACAATTTAGTGATTTTCCTGTTTCACTGGCATGCCTATAATTTGTGAACTGAGACATATCCTCAAAAAATGAACCATGAAAGTATTTGCAAAAGTATTCAAATGGTTTCTTGAGTTCATCTGTGGCTACTGATGTGCTGGCAGCAATGTTGGATCGGAGCTTTTTTGGAAGTGCCAAGCacctgaaaactaaaaaaaaggcaAATTAGTGTTTTTAAGTAAACCGTCTAGCAAGAGACCGTAATTTCTTTAATAACACACTTATTCTTGCACATCTGTATGCCTGCAAAACTCGTCTCTTTCTCGGATTTTAGCAAGAGGTGCAGTTTCTTCATCTGATGAATTTTCGTCACTTTGATTTCTTTGTATCAAAGCGTGATCTTCATCATCAGACTCATCAAACTCTACGTCAGACTCATCTGGAACAATTCTGTTGACCAACTCGGTGATCTTTTCATCAGTCAAGCCTGAGAATCAAGCGGAAAACAAATGTAATCTCACTTCCACTGAAGTGAACAAAATCGGCATTGAGTCCCGGGGTATAACATATGACAACCAAAACATTAACTTTTATAAATCCTGTAAAACGTTAATTTATAGTTGACTATTAAGTGAGTATGGTCTGTAGAGCTTTCCTAAGTTGTTAAAGCACGTGAAACCATATGTAATTGATAAAATTTAAATCTTTACCTTTATTTCGCCGAGACATGCTGTGCAGTTCCAGAATCCATATTTTCCAATCTGTGCTGTCACCTAGTGGCGCCGGCAGAAGCACGAACTACCACAGGCCGAAAAAGATTCCACTGTGTACCCGTCCCAGAAGAAAAATAATACCTGGAGGTATCATATATGATACCTGGGGACTAAAGAGGATATAGAGGGTGATAGGTGGCAGTGAGCCCAAGCGTCGCGTTGGACTGTTGCACATGTCGCAGCGCCCGTGTGTCGTCAGGCATtctcgtgctgaaggagagggttttccatgtgtgggcgaactcttggaattcgaaaTTTGGTTAGAGCACGCTGTTTCTCAGCCACCAACCTAGTTACCTTACGCACCAACATATTACAAGGAACAGTTCGGAGCGCTATAACGGCAGGGGGCTGCAaatttgtagacttgaagaataaagatgtggcattttaataacttttgttttatttaacaagctttaagagttttcgcataaaaatcaGAAGGTATACTTTCCAATACGACCTCGTACGACGGTGACCATCTGATGCTGCTTTCAGTCGTTCTTATGGTAGCATATCGCGGCCGATACGACACTGAAGTTTTGCATAGCGTATCGTATCCTGTGCCACAGTAGAAGCAAACCGAACGTGCGTCGTGTCAATTTACAATGTTTGCGAAGCTAAAGCCCCACATTCAATCAATTTCCTATTTACAGATCCGTACACCGAAAATACGCAGTTAAACAGATGCATTACATTATAAATCTCCTCAAATTATGGTAAGATTTGTCGTGGAAAAGTGCAGGAAATACTGTGTCGATGAATAAAACTGTTACCCAAGTATCGTTGAAAGCTGTACACTTTAGTCGGACGTCATATCTAGAGCATCAGTCCTTTACGTGGGAAATGTACAGTAATAAGCGGAATTCAGCGTTCACAGATAGTCAGGATCCAATTTCAACATTAAATAACTGCCCTCTCAGATTTACGCTGTTTAGACACAGCAACGGTG of Schistocerca serialis cubense isolate TAMUIC-IGC-003099 chromosome 2, iqSchSeri2.2, whole genome shotgun sequence contains these proteins:
- the LOC126455763 gene encoding piggyBac transposable element-derived protein 3-like — translated: MKQYLKGKPNPEGLKNFVMANTNCIPLDFCMYEGKGKEIQSEKVPPPEKLDVGGRVVLKPSDTLTEKSSIYVDRHFTSVSLLDKLLRDRNITATGTIMQSRIPRSTRFEEDATMRKTRGSHVQVVRNDGNLAIIKWLDNRAIYLASTESGVEPIEKCTRSSKKEKKYIEVPRPCVVKAYNTYMGGVDLLDRMVGKYGMRARTHKWTIGVIHHFIDLAIAAAWLEYRETAMQNGIAKKQSAILSVQA